The nucleotide sequence GATTTATCAAATCAAAAAATTGACCAAAAATATCAAGTAACGCTTTCAAAACCGTTAGTTTCAATGTCTTATGACTATATTGCAGACGCTAAATTTTTTGAAATCTAGAGGAGAGTTAAATGGCCGAACAAAAATTAAAAATGCCTTGTGGTGTTGTTTTAGTATCAGTTAATATTCCTAAATTTAAGTGGTGTTTTAGTGGATCAGATATCAAAGATAGCACTTCTGTTGATGGAATTTCGCCAAAAGATTTGATTGTAAAAGACGTCCCCTTGTCAACTACCAAACCTAGTAAATGGAAATCAATTAAAGAATGTATTTTTAGAGTTAAAATTGTAAGTGCAAATTCTAAGCTTGGTACTTTGGATTTAAGAGAAGGTAATTTTTTATACTATCACGACTCAATGTATGAGGATTTGAAAAAATGTTTAGATAATAATGATGAGATTGAAGTATTACTTTTTAGAACATATTGTATTGGTAATGCATATTCAATAAGTTCAACTAAAGCTACTGAGACATTAAAGACAGTATGTGGTTCAATATCAGCTATTGGTAAGATCCCAGAACAAACAGTTGAGTTTTCAGGGTACTCTATTAAGGAGACTTCTGAGAATAGAGAAGAATTGCTTGAGACTTATATAGAGCATTCACATTTTGTAAATCGGAATGTTGTCAAAAAGAATGATAATGGTAATAAGTATGATTTTGGAAGACGGATAGTCCCTCGTAATTATGAGTTTTTTGTAGTCTTTGTAAATCAAGGTCAAAGTGAAGACCAGAGGACTAAATTTATGATTGGGCAAGGGCAAATAGCAACATTTAGTCCAGGGCAGGATTTATCAAATCAAAAAATTGACCAAAAATATCAAGTAACGCTTTCAAAGCCGTTAGTTTCAATGTCTTATGATTATATTAAAGACGCTAAATTTTTTGAAATCTAATTAGAGGAGGTTATAGTTTTATGGTAATTAATGTTAATTTGTCAGGTTGTATTGAGTTGCCTTATATTCCAGATTATATAAGAAGAAAAGGAAATGTGGATCATGCTGTTAATGAAAAGGATAGTGAGGAAGCATTTGTAATACTTGAGGGTGTAAATTATGGATTTATTGAAAAAATCAAGGGTTTTCAAATTGAATTACTTCAAAAATTAACTAAGAATTCTACCAAAGAAGTTGATACTAGAGTAGCTTTGGACGTGACAAATCGGCAAATGGAATTTGTAAAGAAAATTTGGAGAGAGAATGTTGTGGGCTTTAGAGGGCTATTTGATCAGAGTGGTAATCTTGTAACTAAAGAAATAGTTGAGAGGGATGCTGTACTTTTACAAGATATGTTATCAAATTTAGCAATTGAGATTAACAATGTGTCTGATACCTTAAAAGTGGAGGGTGCATCAAAAAAGTCGAACTTGCCTTGTACTATATTGCCAAACGAGACTATTACAACTTAGCATTGAAATTTGCAGATCGAATAAAAGATGAATTTTTCCAAGAAATGAAAAATGAAATGAATTGGATTATTCAGAATGAGCAGCCCTTAATGTACCTTATAAATCAAGCACTGCTTTCAAGAAGTGTTGGCAGCCTTCCACAGGAGGGGGGCCTTTATAATCAAAATTATTGGTTTGTACTAGTTTTAAATGAACTTAATCTTTATATTAAAAAACTTGAGAGTGAGAGTATAGGTAAATGACACTTGATGAGATTATAATTCCTCTCTCAATTACTACTAGTAATAATGATAAATTAGACACTATATCTAGTGCACTTGAGAGAATAGCAAAACAAGAATTTAAAAACCTAAATGACTTGAAATCAAAATTAGAGAGTGCTGCTAAGACTGGAGCTAATGTTGGGACAGTTTATGATGCTTTGATTTCGCAAGCTGATAAAATGGGAAAAAATTTTAAAAAGCTTGCTGACTCGATTAAAGGTGTTGGTGATAAAACTAAAAACATTAAGACTCTAAGGAGTACTTTTAAAGGCCTTGGTAAAAGTTTAATTAATGTAAAAGGGTTGGCTCAAGGGGTTGGAGAGGCTTTAGATAGACTTGTAAGTAGTGTGTTACCAATAACATTAATTATAAAAGCGGTTGAAAAGATAGGTTCAGCTATTTCAGGAATATTTACAGGGTCTCTAGACGCTATAGCTTCATTTAATGAAGAGGTTGGTGTCTTTTCTAATATGTTAGGTAATGCTGATGTGGGGAGGGCCTTAGCTGATGATATGAGGTCGTTTGGTGAAGAGACGTTGTTTACTTGTGAGGCTATAAATAATGCAGCTAAAACCATGCTTTCTTATGGAGCAACTGCTTCTGAAGTTAGTGATCGAATGCGTATGTTTGGAGAGGCCGCAGGAGGTAGTAGTGAAGGGCTTGAGAAGTTAGCTGAAGTGTACTCCAAAGTAGAGGCTAATAATAGGATTGCATTAGAGGACCTTGAGTCCCTTCGTGATGCTGGAGTTGATATTACTGGTATTTTAGCAGAAGAGGCAGGAGTAGCAGGTGAGTCTTTATTTGAAATGGCAAGTGAGGGTAAACTTGGATTTGAAGAATTAAGCGGTGCCTTAAGAAAGGCTACAAGTGAGGGTGGTAAATTTTACAAAAATACTGCTCGTGAAGCAAAAACTTTAGCAGATGCCCAGCTTCAAACATCTAAAATGAGTGAAAAACTCTTTTTAGAACTTGGGCAGGCACTTGAGCCTCTTATGATAGGTTTTGAGAAGATAAAACAAGGGTTACTTTTAGGAATTGTAACGCCTATAAAGAATATTATCTCATCAGTAATGGATCTCTTTGGTAAGCTTAAAGAGCTTGTATCCTATGTTGGTGGTAAATTTGTTGAAGGATTTAAAGTTGCATTTGATCCAATTATCAAGCTTTTTGAAAGAGTTTCAAATTTGGCAAGTGATATTTGGAATAAGATGTTAAAAATTTTAGGTCTAAGCAAAGAGGATCCTTTAAAAGCTCCTTTTGAGGATAAAAGGTCTGAGGAGGAGAGACTTAAGAACCAAGATAAAATTGATAAAGATAATTTCAATAAACAAATGATTTCAGACTATTCGGATTTGCAAAAACAGATTTTCAAAATGCAAAGAGAAGTTGCACTAAAACCTTTAGAGGAGCAAGAAAAGGCTACTCGTCGCTTAGAGTCTATAATTAATGCTAAAAATAAGGCATTTATTGCTAAGTATGGAGCAAGTTTTGACTTGCTAACTGATGAGAATCAAAAAACACTTGCCAATGTTGAGAGGGATGTTAATAATTTTGCTAAGGCTAATTTTGGTTTTGTAAATGAACACAAGGATTTGCAAAATGAAATAGCAAGACTTAATAGAGAGATTTTGATGCTTC is from Borrelia turicatae 91E135 and encodes:
- a CDS encoding tape measure protein, translated to MTLDEIIIPLSITTSNNDKLDTISSALERIAKQEFKNLNDLKSKLESAAKTGANVGTVYDALISQADKMGKNFKKLADSIKGVGDKTKNIKTLRSTFKGLGKSLINVKGLAQGVGEALDRLVSSVLPITLIIKAVEKIGSAISGIFTGSLDAIASFNEEVGVFSNMLGNADVGRALADDMRSFGEETLFTCEAINNAAKTMLSYGATASEVSDRMRMFGEAAGGSSEGLEKLAEVYSKVEANNRIALEDLESLRDAGVDITGILAEEAGVAGESLFEMASEGKLGFEELSGALRKATSEGGKFYKNTAREAKTLADAQLQTSKMSEKLFLELGQALEPLMIGFEKIKQGLLLGIVTPIKNIISSVMDLFGKLKELVSYVGGKFVEGFKVAFDPIIKLFERVSNLASDIWNKMLKILGLSKEDPLKAPFEDKRSEEERLKNQDKIDKDNFNKQMISDYSDLQKQIFKMQREVALKPLEEQEKATRRLESIINAKNKAFIAKYGASFDLLTDENQKTLANVERDVNNFAKANFGFVNEHKDLQNEIARLNREILMLPYEAQEKAMRDLASTINDKQKAFVDKYLTSFKSLNESNKNLLTTLQRGVNEFGKTATDRSFVEAHKALQQKVTSMQFEVMMRPLAEREKASAEMQTEIDKLYHDFAESHKGEFERLNESNRNILLQIVSKTEAVAESLGNNFSLLFDSVIGVVNKIVTEDLGKGVVAGKGADTLTQSLFDVSKDMLASMGPWGAMASAALSFTVGIFKGLEEQRIKEIEERRDKDLEELAKQSEVGLARIEEGFDREIAMRKDKLGELDDQYSKEIEFLKQAQSKGQISGEEFQNRIAQVESEYKTKRQQESGAITGAEESKKIEMERHRKLESLEGERIKAQAEIDKINSYNFYWNRDRDLKRAEGLLDEILNRIAKVRSAGSVQEIKFARKGAHFMTTKPTYIPGAGLMTSEMGQSELIRVTPAPIDENLRNLEARIIAEEINKIQKSEGNGKGQVIINNYNFNGDVLDADKLVRMLKAREHSMSFRMAE